The following nucleotide sequence is from Hevea brasiliensis isolate MT/VB/25A 57/8 chromosome 7, ASM3005281v1, whole genome shotgun sequence.
aaattacatatatttatatcttaaatttataataaattaaatttaagtaaaaatttCTCGAATCGATGTAGGTGTTGCCAAAAAGGTTTATAACACAATACTATAAATGTAGCCTTAACGCACGTTGAAATTTTTTACACCTTTCATTTTGTTAGTTGGATTGTCTCTTTGCTTAGAGTTGGTTAGCACGCTTTTCTCATTCAtatcatttatttgagaaaaaaaaaattccatttaATACTCAAGTAAATAAAAATGTGATTTAGTTTAGTCGTTTTCTAAATGAGTCGAGTTTAACCTGAACCTAATTATTATGTTCATTTAATAAACAAGATGAATCGGAGCTTATTGATATTTGGCTCACTAAAGTTTACAAGTAGGCTCGCTAATAGGTTGACAAATGGATTGTTTAACTAAAATTAGTTAGTTTTAAATTTGTCATTTTGAACCTAATCAATATTGAATAATTTGGAACTTTATTACTTAATCTAAATCTCATTGAGGTTGCAAATGAGTCGAACTGTTTGTATTGGCTTGTTTAGAATGAGTCAAACttgaatttattgatatttaaatCGTGCTTGACTCGAGCTTGAACAATTTTTGATAAACTAATATTGAGCTCTTTAAAGCTCGGCCTAGCTTCCCTTGATTCATTTGTACTCGTACTTGCATATTTGTTGTTTTGTGGCTCATAGTTATTAGATGATTAATAATTGTTTGGAGATCTACAAGTTTAAAAGATGCAATCATGAATAGAAGTGAGTAgaatttgatttaaataaaaaaattgattaaatcgacaattttatatttttagtaaTTGGATTTAATTTTGTATTCttacatattttatttattaagtttgatttattttttgggaaaatagataaaaataaactaatttgaataaaatttttaatttattattattaaatctcAAATTAGAATTAAAAATTAAGTATATGACTGAGATTTAATTTGAAATGAGTCcaacataaataaaaaattaatgtaaaataaaacctaaatcaattaaattaaattaaattaaattgaatcaaattgtTTTAAATAAATTTGATATAATTAGCTTAATTTGATACGATTTGATTTAttaaaaactttaatttatttattaattttttaaattgaatcGAATTAAAACAACCAATGCTCATTCCTAACCAGGAAATGTATATTCTTCTcccctaatttaatttaattcatacaATAATTTCactaaaaatactaattaataCAGAAAAATCTCACACTCACCATTCAAAAATTAACAATCATGATAGAATTTAATTAGATATGTTATTATCCTCAGGTTACAAAATGAGAGAACAACATGTTGGTAATTAATATCAGGTTTTCACCAAACaccttaataattaaaatattaggaGCAAGTCGAGAGGATTAATATAATAATTCAAGTATCAGTCTTGCAAGAAAAATTTCAAgattacacacatatatatatgtatatataaagcCACCGACGAATCCTCATTGTAGATAGGGTGATTTTTATGGGTCCAGGCAACAACTCCTGACCATAACCCAGTTATGGTTTCTCAGGAGGCTTCCTTCTTCCCCACAAGATCTTCTGTCTCCTGTGATTATAACTAATAATTGATTATACATATTGCCAAaagataaaatattaaataacattattattaataatgTATATATACCTAGCTCCTTTTGGTTTCCTTTCTAATTCATGCATGAAGTTTTACTCGTAATTGCACTTGTTCTTGAGCGAAATTGCCACATTCATTTCTTTTGGGTCCATGACCACCAAGCATTCCACCTTCTTGTAGAACTTGGGCTTCACTAGCTTCCCTAAAACATAAGCTCTTGATCGAACCTTAAAATTAAGTGTCAATGGCACTGGTTGAGTTGGTGCACCATTCAAGCTGCCCAAGTTAGCTCCTCCTCCATACAATGGGATATTGCTCCCCTTTAACATTACTGTTAATGATCTTTGACTCTTTCTTGATTGATAGAACTTTCTTATCTGCAAAACCCATTATCCAATAAATTAAAACTTCCACATATAATTTCTgataaaaataatactaaattagCATGATATGTAAATATAGAATCAAAATTCACCTcacattatttttttattcagtGGACTCTAGCTTTAATCAAGATTTGAACTTGAAGAACTTGAGACCTCGTGATTTTGAAGATTATTAGAGTTATTTCGAGCAACGAATTACACATATCAATATATATGAATATATtagttttgtattttttattatccttgtttgaaaattaaaattttataaaaatttcagtcaattaatttttttaatctatttttatatttaaacataatagataaaaaaaatgaattctttttaattaaaaaaatcatttaaagaaaatagaaagaaatctaaaattttatgagaatttaatttaattgatttcttttatattaatttttacgtTTAAAATGAAAGAATTCCATTcgtttctattaattttttttttcattttaaaaaaaatagaaatcatgaaaatttaattaaattttttgtcCTTATAAACGATTTTTTTAACCcaataatcataaaaaaaataatgcagATTAATGATAGAGCGAAAATTAGAGAAATGCTTACGGTTCCAGTAGCCACAGTGAGTTGAGAGTAGGTTAGATCCAAAGGTGTTGATGTTACATGAACCCCAAAGAACGTAGCAGTGTTGCGAAATGTGAGCTTCACGGAGCAGTTCATTGACACCATTTCTGTGGCTACTCCTGAGAAATCCGAACCAGCTTGTACTGCAAATTGATCAAACACTATACTCTACAACGAAACAAACAATCAACATCCCATTGCAATGGTCAACCTCTTAATTGTGCAATATTTTCATTCTTGCATGCTTGGTGTAGTTAATTACCTTCATGGTGATTGTAGGTTTCTGAGGCCGACTTGCACCCCAAAGAATCAACGAAAACACAGAGAAAAGTATAAAGAAGCCTACAATGAAAGCAACAAAATAGCAACGACGAGGCAAGCCATGTGGGGAAATATCTCCATCCAGAAGACCCTCTTCTTCAATGGCGTCAAACTCCTTCAATGGCTTCCGGCTGACTTTTTGGTTGGATCCATCAGTCTTGCGGTGGGGCTTGAGGGAACCAGAGAAGCGAGTAGAGGAGGACTCCCGGGAATGAGGCCCTAAGGAAGAGTTGGAGTGGGAGTGAGGAGGCGACCCCACGGGGCTAAGAACTGGAGTGGAGTGGAAGGAGTTTGTGGTTTTCTCGCCATCATGAGAGTCCCTTGATGGGCTCTGCACGTAGTATACAGGGAGGCCAGGCGGGGATGATCTTGTAGGAGATGACTGAGTTAGGCTGCTTACCTCTGAGTCTGTCTTCGATAGCTGAGCTGACATTGCTAATTAGTTTGATAAATTAAGAAAATGCTGTTGATTGGAACTGATGGGTATTACAGATTTTTGCAGAGGAGATGAGCAAGTGAAGAGGGAGAAGAGTAGTGtgtttgatttttttcttttcttttgtttaggATCTCTAGAACGTACGTCATGGAGGAGCACGTTGCTATGGATTTGTTTAATGATATCGAAGCGTTGATTTTGAAGGTAATTAATAGGAGAAGGTGGGCTTGGCAGTAATTATCTGGGATTTGCCTATTTGATGATGCTTTTTATTGTCAACTTTCATCATTCTTTTAGGTTCCAAACCATTTGCAAGCCGGAAAAGTACAAGGCAATATTTTTGGGCCATCTGTGCGGGCATTGGCCCAAGTTCACCTGCTGGCTGCTACCCTACCATGTGTTAGAGTAAGGTCTCTGGAATATTTTATGTGGACTTAGTTAACCATGTGAACTGTGATTATATACATTATaattattgatataaaaataTCTAGAAAGTTTTTCTAATACACTTATCTAAATATACAACCTATTGAAGTCTTAGAAACACATTCATCAAAGAAAAGTTAtaattaatcaataaattttaatttagtgatGCTGAAGTTAGATGAAATTTCATGTTTGAATATcaattaatttgtgaaatcaaagATGATGACAGAAAAAGAAAATTCATCTCAAGATTTCCAGGATCCAACTCATttgacacaaaaaaaaaaaaaaaaaaaagaagaaataggCAAGATCTAACTGGAGAATCAATTTGTGGGCAGTGGATGCGTCCTTGAGGACCCTTCTCGTCACATGGCAGACTACCTAAAATTGAGTTGACCCTTGGCACTCATGAATCTTAGAATCCACGAGTCTATGATACTAATGAAACTTGCAAGTAGATAAAAGTAAAACATTCTCTTGCAGTTTACTTAATTACATTCAAATGAACGATCAAGAAATTAAGTCACAATCACTTGTTTCAGTGAAGTCGGCACACTTTCAGTATCTTCTTTACTTAattctttataatttttccttGCGTTGTGATCTTCAAAGGGCCACCTTATTTCTTGCGGAAAATGGCCTTACAAGTGGACTGTAAGCACCGAAAATATTAAGATGAGATGCGGTGTCGAGAAATTATCAAATAAAGGTGAATATGCAGAAGATGTTATTCAAAACAGCATCTCGTGACCGAACGTCAATCAAAATAGTATATTAAGGCCAGACgctaattaaaataatatctaacatttaaataaaatttttttatttattaaaattttaaattagaagTTGTACGCTaattatagtagcgtccaacttatatcaaaatttttaattaatttattttaaaatttttataaaataaaatataaatattattttaataaataatattataataattaataatatatattataatatttttatttataaaagttattttttatttaaaattaaattaaattattttaataaattaaaattaaaattttaaattaaaagctGAGtataatttttactaaattttttaactaatttattttaaattttttataaaataaaatgtaaatattattttaataaataatattataataattaataatatatattataatttttttttataatttttttttatgtaaaattaaaGTACTCTTGTCTCTGTTTCTTGGACGATCATTTTCCCTGTTTCTTGCGGGTCTTGGCATGGGGTTTGCAGGTCATAGGCCGTGGAAACATGGAGAAAGCTAGCTACGCAATTTTAAATTACTCTTGTCTCTACTATCGACACCTACCTCTACTTTCAGTTTCAGACAGCCTGTGATTACGCTAGGTTCCAAATTCTGCATTCAAATATATGACATTTATGGTTGTTGGCTGGACGATAGGCTTCAAGATTGGACATGATGTGAACTAAAAAGTTTGTTTTCCACGTATCAAAAAATGTGCAAGTCTTGAtgaaattcttttctatgatttgatTAATAATTTTGTCATGATTTAGCATGCTCGTGGGTGCACATGCCACTGATGGATGAGAATGAGAGTGATGCGTCTTGTGTGCAATATCTTGAGCCCAAATTGGTCCATGGGACTAATTTAAGCAGGCTTCAGGATGCTTGAGTATCTTTATGATGGTCCTCTTGAGCTATGCAAGTAAAGGAGTGTTATGAATTTCCATAAGCCATGCTTCCTCTTAATTGATAATCGATGAGAAAAGGCTTTCGAGACAGAGCACAATGGATACCTGCAACAAAACCAAAAACTGAGAGAAGATTCTCGACTTTGGGCAGAGAGTTTTACTCTAATTCTCAAGTCAAAAACCTCGTTTATAACAGGATGTTTATAAAAATATGTTAAGTTTTCATACTTCAGGAATGTATATTTATAGTTGAAGAGCTATAATTTTTGTTGTAGTTTATTATGAATCGGAAATCAGTTCCATCTTGATCCCTTAATTTCATGATAATCTTGTTATACTGTTTCCATTAGGAGTTGAAGTCGTTTCCTATTAGGGGATGACTCAGACGATAGTTGATTTAGTCTTGAATTCGTTATTTGGTATTATCAATTGGTAAGTCCTCTTAGATATGAACCTTTCGATTATGTCACAGCTTACACCTTACTAGTTCATATCTAAGAGGACTTACCAATTGATAATACCAAACAACTAATAATTAGCGAATATATATAAATACCATAATCGAAAATAAAATAGGATGTACAATAGCAAATACACCTTACCAAAATAGGATGTACAATAATTAGTAAATAAAAATaccatatattatataaaatataaagttAACCGTACAAGTAACAAGTTCAATTAGCAAATATATATAAACAGTATCATGTTACAGATTTGGTGTGCTTTGATAATGAGATCAATAGAATCACTGGATGGGCCGGATGATGATACCATCTGCCTCGTCATACTCTTCATCTCCTCTTGCAAAGAGTGAAACTGCTCATCACTCTGCTGCTTGAGGTGCAATATCTCCTCCTCAACACGTTGCTGGATAATTCGCTCTTGATCTTCCCTCATGCGCATGATCTCCTCCTCAAGCACTCTGATGCGGTCATCAGCAACATGATTTGTCACCGCAACTGTCCTGCATGAAGTGGCAGAGCTGCTGAATGAGTCTGGGTACAAAGTTGAAACATGAGAGCCCAAACTATACACACGCCGCTTCTTCTCTCCACCCACAATAGCCAAGTATAGGCGATTCACATTTGCTAAGATCTCCTGTGAATCGTCATCCTGTGACTTCGAAGTAGCATCAGCAGTAGCAGCTACCATAGCCTCTATTTGATCATGTGTATAATTATTAgagttaataattaattataagtaACAATGAAACtaggaaaataaaatttaaaaattccagtatacaaaattaataattaagaaaattttgacagAATCTCATCTGTAACAGGACATATCATACCTGCGAATAAGGTAAAATAATGTTCCTGCGTATAAAATAACACTTCCAATATCCTCTTTATACCATCCACTACTACAATATTTATACACAAACACAAGAACTTCTAACATTAATTATATAGCTCAATTTATAATAGTCAATCAACAATATTATATTGAATCATATCACTGTTATATTAACTTTGataatgaaatataaatattaatacaaataacaataaatgtgaaaattaaatatatacaaTAAATGATGAGTGTGGTCTAAATGCCATGAGACCCATAATAAGCACAAGATCCAAAAAGCAAGAAACCCAGCTAGTTTCACAACAGCAGTAGCGACCCCGATAATTATTCATTCCTACACTTTTCATTAAACTCAGACACCATTATTTGATGTTATGAATCCAGACACCATTATTTGATGTTATGAATCCATATTATGGCACTTGGATGCCATTGTGAATCCATATAGTTCAAGCTTATTATCATGCTAGATGACAAATTAAATCAGAGAATGATGCCCAATTATAAAATATGATAATAgagtttaataatataatataatatccaAAACACCTAACTTTTACGATGCCAATTAAAGGATGTTTAGGAAAAGAGGATATCATACCTCAACTGCATTCTTCGAAAATGGTCAGGTTCCTTGACTAGATCATTGATAGCCTGGTTACATGGTTGCATTGGTGAAGACTGGCTAGTCATTTGAATCTATACAACCACATGAAATAGATTAAAACCCCAAAATCACTAGAGAGAAACTTCCATATACTTTCCAAATTCCTAGTTTGCCAAGTTTTAAACCATAGTTGATAAGAACTTCTCATACGTTATACAAGCTACTCATCTCCATGAAGTTGCAATATTGGACAACATATTGACCATCTATCTAATGGATGCTCATTTATATGCCAAATACAagagattttttttaataaaccaTCGGGCAAAAGTAGACGCAAAAAAATGATGGAATTCAACAGTTACGGCCAGCTTCTAaacaaatttttaattaacttaaccAAAGAGAtcctaattaaaaaattaaatcagtTGTGAGGTACATATTCATTTTCCATTAGAATGTAATGGCACAGTCATATCAGAATCGAGTGGTGGTGATGGTATGAAGATCAATTGTACCCATCACAACAATCCTAGCATTAATTTCAAGCGGAATCACATTTttaataaaggaaaataaaaggcaTTGAACTAATTTCTAAGAAACAGCTTTCTAGGTATAATTTTGAACCATTAATCAACAATTATTGCTCAAAAACAACTATAAAATTATGGATTACCAACTAGTAGAAAAAAAATTCTTAGATGAAATGAAAATCTAATATATGTTGAATACCCAAGTGAGGTCCTGTGAGAATGGTAGGGTTGtgcattcaattttttttttttaaaaggaaaaactaTATCCTCATAATCTCAAATGATCAAAATATTGTCTCTTAATGTTGAAAGATCTCATACTCCAACTATGCACAGTTTCATATATATTCCAATTGCCCAGTTAATTTTGACAAAATAGACTTTAGATAAAGAATGGCATACCtagtaaagaaaaagaaaaatgtaaaaataatCATCCAACCATATTGATACTAGATTTACTCACAATTAGGCACAAAGTGAACACCAAGAAAAGAACAACTAGATACCATTTTTAACGGTTAGAATGAAGTGAGCACATGGGTTTTTGGGTATAgatgagaaagtgagaataagaaGGTTACCTTCTTCTCGCTATTTTCAGTAGCCTTGCCAA
It contains:
- the LOC110673663 gene encoding uncharacterized protein LOC110673663, producing the protein MSAQLSKTDSEVSSLTQSSPTRSSPPGLPVYYVQSPSRDSHDGEKTTNSFHSTPVLSPVGSPPHSHSNSSLGPHSRESSSTRFSGSLKPHRKTDGSNQKVSRKPLKEFDAIEEEGLLDGDISPHGLPRRCYFVAFIVGFFILFSVFSLILWGASRPQKPTITMKSIVFDQFAVQAGSDFSGVATEMVSMNCSVKLTFRNTATFFGVHVTSTPLDLTYSQLTVATGTIRKFYQSRKSQRSLTVMLKGSNIPLYGGGANLGSLNGAPTQPVPLTLNFKVRSRAYVLGKLVKPKFYKKVECLVVMDPKEMNVAISLKNKCNYE